The following proteins come from a genomic window of Carassius carassius chromosome 10, fCarCar2.1, whole genome shotgun sequence:
- the LOC132151330 gene encoding uncharacterized protein LOC132151330 translates to MSFTATPGHHGPWVHPQRRTRAGSRATTSPPPAFDISIRNRFAPLRETGRDAVIIGDSIVRHVSATLAEGKVHTHCLPGARVLDVSAQIPAILKVDESPRAVVLHAGVNDTTLRQTETLKRDFSSLIEKVRSTTPAATIVVSGPLPTYRRGHERFSRLFALNEWLLSWCKEQKLLFVNNWNLFWERPRLFRADGLHPSRIGAELLSDNISRTLRSM, encoded by the coding sequence atgtccttcactgcgacgccgggacaccacggaccctgggtgcatccacagcggaggacgcgagccgggtcccgggcgacgacttctccccctcctgccttcgacatctccatccggaaccgcttcgctcccctccgcgagacaggacgcgacgctgtgatcatcggagactccatcgtccgacacgtaagtgctacgttagccgaaggtaaagtgcacactcattgtttgcctggtgctcgtgttctcgatgtttctgcgcagatacccgcgatcctgaaggtcgacgagagccccagagcggtcgtgcttcacgccggggttaacgacaccacgctgcggcagacggagacgctgaagagggacttcagcagcctgatcgagaaggttcgcagcacgacgcccgcggcgacgatcgtcgtgtcaggaccactgcccacgtatcgacgaggacacgaaaggttcagtagactttttgctttaaatgaatggttgttgtcatggtgtaaagaacagaaactgctatttgttaataactggaatcttttctgggagcgtcctaggctgtttcgcgctgatggattacaccccagcagaatcggagcggagctgctctctgacaacatctccaggacacttcgctccatgtga